The Propionispora vibrioides genome includes a region encoding these proteins:
- a CDS encoding PTS galactitol transporter subunit IIC yields the protein MFFEILKQIFDTFGAAIFVPVVLFIVALFLKIKPKQAFNAALLAGIGLTGFNMLIGSYIPLVAPVVKRMVEITGVNLPVMDLGWQTTAIVGYSTKVGMVFVGLALLVQIVLFLLKWTNIFMPGDLWNNYSFMVWGSLIYLLTNNMILAVFCMIVMNLYILLFAEVLAKRWSTYYGYPNCAMTAPHHLEAVPYAVAMNWLLNKFGLHKINLNPQSIQKKLGFLGEPMFLGFLLGIFLGIMGNLSRLSTLTAWGEIAGLAIGTAAVMNIFPKVAGVFASAFLPLTEASKKTAKSGVKSREWYLAVNDAAGYGEPATLITGIILIPVMVVLALILPGNTTLPMVDLIALPFMIEVVIAVSNGNILKGIISGAIWFALGLYMCSYTAPLFTEVATQVGVKIPAVGVMITSFGILAHPFMGLLFLAFLSQNVIIIGGVLVIYFALYFWFKKNRTAVHAYLEDANQESKPAGQTVSG from the coding sequence GTGTTTTTTGAAATATTGAAACAAATTTTTGATACCTTTGGAGCAGCTATTTTTGTACCGGTTGTGCTGTTTATTGTTGCCCTGTTTCTGAAGATAAAACCTAAGCAAGCGTTTAATGCCGCGCTGTTGGCAGGGATCGGCCTGACCGGTTTTAATATGCTGATCGGTTCGTATATTCCGCTGGTAGCGCCGGTGGTAAAGCGCATGGTGGAAATTACGGGTGTTAACCTGCCGGTCATGGATTTAGGCTGGCAGACAACGGCGATCGTAGGCTATTCCACGAAAGTAGGTATGGTTTTCGTCGGATTGGCCCTGTTAGTTCAAATTGTGTTATTTTTACTGAAATGGACTAATATTTTTATGCCCGGCGATCTTTGGAATAATTATTCTTTTATGGTCTGGGGATCTTTGATCTATTTATTGACGAATAATATGATATTAGCTGTTTTCTGCATGATTGTTATGAATCTATATATTTTGCTTTTTGCCGAAGTTTTGGCCAAACGCTGGTCGACCTACTATGGGTATCCCAATTGCGCCATGACGGCACCCCATCATCTGGAGGCTGTTCCGTACGCCGTAGCCATGAACTGGCTTTTAAATAAGTTTGGCTTACATAAAATAAACCTCAATCCGCAAAGCATACAAAAGAAACTGGGCTTTTTGGGTGAACCTATGTTCTTAGGCTTTTTACTCGGTATTTTCCTGGGTATTATGGGTAATCTAAGCAGATTGTCCACTTTGACCGCCTGGGGCGAAATCGCCGGGCTGGCCATCGGTACGGCCGCCGTTATGAATATCTTCCCCAAAGTGGCCGGTGTGTTTGCCTCGGCGTTTTTGCCGCTTACCGAAGCGAGCAAGAAAACGGCCAAAAGCGGCGTGAAAAGCAGGGAATGGTATTTGGCCGTTAATGATGCGGCTGGCTATGGTGAACCGGCAACATTAATTACCGGTATTATTTTAATTCCGGTAATGGTTGTACTGGCGCTCATTTTACCGGGCAATACGACGTTGCCGATGGTGGATTTAATTGCGCTGCCGTTTATGATCGAAGTGGTTATTGCCGTATCGAACGGCAACATTCTTAAAGGCATTATCTCCGGGGCCATCTGGTTTGCCTTGGGGCTGTACATGTGCTCCTATACGGCGCCGCTCTTTACCGAGGTAGCCACTCAGGTTGGCGTAAAAATCCCGGCTGTTGGCGTAATGATTACCAGCTTCGGTATTCTGGCTCATCCGTTCATGGGCCTTCTCTTCCTTGCTTTTTTAAGCCAGAATGTTATTATCATTGGCGGCGTACTGGTCATATACTTTGCGCTCTACTTCTGGTTTAAGAAAAACAGAACCGCCGTGCATGCCTATCTGGAAGATGCCAACCAAGAGAGTAAACCAGCCGGGCAAACTGTCAGCGGTTAA
- a CDS encoding RuBisCO large subunit C-terminal-like domain-containing protein produces the protein MISGERFIITYRLTGEEQEAYAKARDICVEQTVEYPAELLQPGFIRDEIVGRIESFTKADSAYYADISYAVESTAYELTQFLNVLFGNISIKPGILVEKLDLPPGLLNAFKGPRFGREGLRRLLTVTDRPLLFVALKPMGLTADQLAELAYQCAVGGIDIIKDDHGLSNQVFAPYKERVTKCAAAVAKANKETGHSSIYVPNVTAAFGEITERARLAKEAGAGGLLISPALTGLDAMRYLADDDSLALPVFSHPAFQGSYVTAASQGMGIAHYALYGQLSRLAGADAVIYPNFGGRFSFSRDECRSIVAGTQVPMGHIKPIFPSPGGGMTLEKVPEMLEVYGKDVVFLMGGGLFKQGPDLVANCRYFRQIVDTLS, from the coding sequence ATGATTTCCGGCGAACGATTTATAATAACTTATCGTCTTACCGGTGAAGAACAGGAGGCCTATGCCAAAGCCCGGGATATTTGTGTGGAGCAAACGGTGGAATATCCGGCTGAACTGTTACAACCAGGGTTTATCCGCGATGAAATCGTAGGGCGTATTGAATCCTTTACCAAAGCGGATAGCGCATATTACGCTGATATTAGTTATGCCGTTGAAAGCACAGCCTATGAATTGACTCAGTTTCTCAATGTCCTGTTTGGCAATATCAGCATCAAGCCGGGAATTCTGGTGGAAAAGCTGGACCTGCCGCCTGGTTTGCTAAACGCTTTTAAAGGTCCCCGGTTTGGTCGGGAAGGTTTACGCCGGCTGCTAACCGTGACTGATCGTCCGCTCTTGTTTGTTGCCTTAAAACCCATGGGGCTGACGGCGGACCAACTGGCCGAGCTGGCTTATCAATGCGCCGTGGGCGGCATTGATATTATTAAAGACGATCATGGCCTTTCCAACCAGGTATTTGCCCCTTACAAGGAACGGGTAACCAAGTGCGCGGCAGCCGTGGCTAAAGCCAATAAGGAGACAGGCCATAGCAGTATTTATGTCCCGAATGTTACCGCTGCTTTTGGTGAAATTACTGAGCGGGCTCGCCTGGCCAAGGAGGCAGGGGCCGGTGGTTTACTGATTTCACCGGCGTTAACCGGGCTGGATGCCATGCGCTATTTGGCTGACGACGACAGTCTGGCCTTGCCGGTATTCAGTCATCCGGCTTTTCAGGGAAGCTACGTAACGGCGGCCAGTCAGGGTATGGGTATCGCCCATTACGCGTTGTATGGTCAGCTTAGCCGGCTGGCCGGCGCCGATGCGGTCATCTATCCTAACTTTGGCGGACGGTTTTCTTTCAGCCGGGACGAATGCCGGAGTATTGTCGCAGGCACGCAGGTGCCAATGGGGCATATCAAACCGATATTTCCCAGCCCGGGGGGCGGCATGACGCTGGAGAAGGTTCCGGAGATGCTGGAGGTATACGGAAAAGACGTTGTTTTTTTAATGGGCGGCGGCTTGTTTAAACAAGGGCCGGATTTAGTAGCGAATTGCCGCTATTTCCGTCAAATTGTGGATACTTTGTCATAA
- a CDS encoding CoA-binding protein, protein MGSGTGTGGSLTMNSALTGEEQALYQNPEVIQKILDHTRTIAIVGLSAERQKASHFVATYLRSAGYKIIPVNPRATEILGEKCYPDLASIGQPVDLVDIFRPAEACLPIVEEAIACKIPAVWLQLKIINLAAAEKARAAGLLTVMDLCVKMEHGRYSGGLHEAGMNTELISAQRRHRFI, encoded by the coding sequence ATGGGATCTGGAACAGGCACTGGCGGCTCGCTAACTATGAATTCGGCGTTGACTGGCGAGGAGCAGGCTCTTTATCAAAATCCGGAGGTTATTCAAAAGATTCTGGATCATACCAGGACTATTGCCATCGTCGGTTTATCGGCCGAACGGCAGAAAGCCAGCCATTTTGTTGCCACTTATCTGCGCTCAGCCGGCTATAAAATCATTCCGGTCAATCCCCGGGCCACGGAGATTCTTGGCGAAAAGTGTTATCCCGACTTAGCCAGTATTGGCCAGCCTGTTGATTTAGTGGATATATTCAGGCCGGCTGAGGCTTGCCTGCCTATCGTGGAGGAAGCGATAGCCTGTAAGATACCGGCGGTGTGGCTGCAGCTAAAAATTATCAACCTGGCGGCAGCGGAAAAAGCCCGTGCCGCCGGCTTGCTTACGGTTATGGATCTCTGCGTCAAAATGGAACATGGCCGCTATAGCGGTGGTCTGCATGAGGCGGGTATGAATACCGAACTTATTTCGGCCCAGCGGCGGCACCGGTTTATTTAA
- a CDS encoding cupin domain-containing protein — MITRHNGDFTWDNVSVLAYQENGTNFKSITRQVLFDGLGNLPCQLRYFEVQPAGYSSLEYHEHVHLVLILRGKGEVFLGDTIHSIEQNDVITVPPNTWHQFKASRGDHLGFLCLVNVERDKSKLPTAEDLAKLQQDPNVAAFIRS; from the coding sequence ATGATCACTCGCCATAACGGAGATTTTACCTGGGATAACGTTTCAGTCCTGGCTTATCAGGAAAACGGTACCAACTTTAAAAGCATTACCCGTCAGGTATTGTTTGACGGTTTGGGGAATTTACCCTGTCAGTTGCGGTATTTCGAAGTGCAGCCCGCTGGCTACTCTTCACTGGAATATCATGAACATGTGCACTTAGTGCTTATTTTACGCGGCAAGGGAGAAGTATTCCTGGGGGATACCATTCATTCTATTGAGCAAAATGATGTGATTACCGTACCACCCAATACCTGGCATCAATTTAAGGCCAGCCGTGGCGATCATTTGGGCTTTTTATGCCTGGTTAATGTGGAACGGGATAAATCGAAACTGCCGACGGCCGAGGATTTGGCAAAGCTCCAGCAAGATCCTAACGTGGCGGCCTTTATAAGGAGCTGA
- a CDS encoding O-acetylhomoserine aminocarboxypropyltransferase/cysteine synthase family protein, translated as MSGERRFGFDTRMIHAGHIPDTQTGARAVPIYQTSSFVFYDADHAAELFDLKQYGHIYSRISNPTVAIFEERMASLEGATGAVATSSGMAAQLAALMTLLEPGDELVASSHLYGGTVTQLTHTLKKMGNPVHYVDPTDIRAWEQAITPKTRALYSEMIGNPRGSILDIEQVAALAKSHGIPLIIDNTLATPYLCRPMEFGATITVYSATKFIGGHGNSLGGVVLESGKFDYSAFPSIADPSPKYHNLKFYDTFGHYGYLMKVRTETVRDTGCCLSPMNAFLLLQGIETLSIRMDRHVENTRKVAQFLEEHDKVAWVSYAGLPSHPQYDIAQKYLPKGAGAVLSFGLKKQPGENVRETGKKFIARLKLFSHLANIGDVRSLVIHPASTTHQQLTDEELASSGVGPELIRLSVGIETGEDLLWDLEQALAAR; from the coding sequence ATGAGCGGCGAACGCAGGTTTGGCTTTGATACCCGTATGATTCATGCCGGACATATTCCGGATACGCAGACCGGGGCGCGGGCTGTGCCGATTTATCAGACCTCTTCTTTTGTGTTTTATGATGCCGACCATGCGGCGGAGTTATTTGACCTCAAGCAGTACGGGCATATTTATTCGCGCATCAGCAATCCTACGGTAGCCATCTTTGAAGAAAGAATGGCTTCCCTGGAAGGTGCAACCGGTGCGGTGGCCACTTCGAGCGGTATGGCGGCCCAACTGGCGGCGCTTATGACACTGTTAGAGCCGGGTGATGAACTGGTGGCCTCCTCCCATCTGTATGGCGGAACGGTTACCCAGTTAACCCATACGTTGAAAAAAATGGGTAATCCCGTTCATTATGTGGATCCCACCGATATTCGTGCCTGGGAACAAGCCATTACGCCTAAGACCAGAGCCCTCTACAGTGAAATGATCGGCAATCCGCGCGGCAGTATACTGGATATTGAACAGGTGGCGGCCCTGGCCAAGAGCCACGGCATACCGCTGATTATTGATAATACGCTGGCAACGCCTTACCTATGCCGACCCATGGAGTTTGGCGCGACGATTACCGTGTATTCAGCCACTAAATTTATTGGCGGCCATGGTAATTCACTGGGAGGCGTGGTACTGGAATCAGGTAAGTTCGACTATTCCGCTTTCCCGTCCATTGCCGATCCTTCGCCCAAATACCATAATCTTAAATTTTATGATACCTTTGGCCATTACGGCTATTTAATGAAAGTGCGGACCGAGACAGTGAGGGATACGGGCTGCTGTTTGTCGCCAATGAATGCCTTTTTACTGCTGCAGGGCATTGAAACGCTGTCAATCCGGATGGACAGGCATGTGGAAAATACACGAAAAGTGGCGCAGTTTTTAGAAGAACATGACAAAGTGGCGTGGGTTTCCTACGCCGGTCTGCCCAGCCACCCCCAGTACGATATCGCTCAAAAGTACCTGCCGAAAGGAGCCGGAGCCGTGCTGTCCTTCGGGTTAAAGAAACAGCCCGGCGAAAATGTGCGGGAGACCGGCAAGAAATTCATTGCCCGGTTAAAACTGTTCAGTCATTTGGCGAATATCGGTGATGTACGCAGTCTGGTCATCCATCCGGCATCTACGACACACCAGCAGCTTACGGACGAAGAATTGGCAAGCTCCGGTGTGGGACCTGAACTTATCCGGCTGTCGGTGGGAATAGAAACAGGGGAGGATTTGCTATGGGATCTGGAACAGGCACTGGCGGCTCGCTAA
- a CDS encoding PTS sugar transporter subunit IIA — protein sequence MNLIDAELVRLHMVAQTPAEVLGKLADTLFGKGKVKESYKDAVLQREIQYPTGLPGAGTCVAVPHTDSSHVLEPALAVGILQQPVAFQMMGSLDTVLPVEIVMMFAVDKPEKHLTVLTQLMTMLQDETLLTKIKQATAATEVCSLLSGLPAGHM from the coding sequence TTGAACCTGATCGACGCAGAGCTGGTCCGGCTGCACATGGTGGCCCAAACTCCGGCAGAGGTGCTTGGCAAGCTGGCGGATACGCTGTTTGGCAAGGGGAAGGTAAAAGAGTCCTATAAGGACGCCGTGCTGCAAAGAGAAATACAATATCCTACCGGTTTGCCGGGAGCCGGGACTTGTGTGGCTGTCCCCCATACCGACAGCAGCCATGTGCTGGAGCCTGCCCTGGCCGTGGGAATCTTGCAGCAGCCGGTAGCTTTCCAGATGATGGGGAGCCTGGATACCGTGCTGCCTGTAGAAATTGTTATGATGTTTGCCGTCGACAAACCGGAAAAACATCTTACAGTACTGACCCAGCTAATGACCATGCTTCAGGATGAAACGCTGCTTACCAAGATAAAACAGGCAACTGCGGCAACAGAGGTTTGCAGCCTGCTGTCCGGCCTGCCTGCCGGCCATATGTGA
- the larE gene encoding ATP-dependent sacrificial sulfur transferase LarE yields the protein MNTEEKVKKLLDTLRSMGSVVVAFSGGVDSTFLAAAAKQALYDDRAIAVTACSETLPASERKEAVEIAGKLGIKHVLLTISELNNANFVENDEKRCYHCKMERFTVIAAWAKEQGFHWVLEGSNADDLADYRPGMQAVAELPGVRSPLLECGITKEEIRSLSKEWGLPTWKKLSAACLSSRIVYGLPVTAERLKQVELAEAFVKTLCSGQVRVRHHGDIARIEVAAKDIPLLAQPENSLRISQELKKLGFSFVTLDLEGYRTGSMNETLELSEK from the coding sequence ATGAATACAGAAGAAAAAGTTAAAAAGCTGCTGGACACTTTGCGCAGTATGGGCAGTGTGGTAGTCGCCTTTTCGGGCGGGGTGGACAGCACGTTTCTGGCCGCTGCCGCCAAGCAGGCTTTGTACGATGACCGGGCAATTGCCGTAACCGCCTGTTCTGAGACGTTGCCGGCCAGTGAACGGAAAGAGGCGGTGGAGATCGCCGGGAAATTGGGCATCAAGCATGTTTTGCTTACGATTAGTGAGCTTAATAATGCCAATTTTGTTGAGAATGATGAAAAACGCTGCTACCATTGCAAAATGGAGCGGTTTACCGTAATTGCCGCCTGGGCTAAAGAGCAGGGCTTTCATTGGGTTTTGGAAGGCTCTAATGCCGATGATCTGGCCGATTACCGGCCAGGCATGCAGGCTGTTGCCGAGTTGCCGGGTGTACGCAGCCCGCTGCTGGAATGCGGCATAACCAAGGAAGAGATCCGCAGCCTGTCCAAGGAATGGGGTCTGCCGACCTGGAAAAAACTCAGCGCCGCCTGTCTGTCGTCCCGGATTGTTTACGGGCTGCCGGTTACAGCCGAACGGTTGAAGCAGGTGGAACTGGCGGAAGCCTTTGTCAAGACTCTTTGTTCGGGGCAGGTCAGGGTTAGGCATCATGGCGATATCGCACGGATCGAAGTGGCGGCCAAAGATATTCCCCTGTTAGCCCAGCCGGAAAACTCGCTGCGGATTAGCCAGGAATTAAAGAAACTGGGATTTTCTTTTGTGACCCTCGATCTGGAAGGTTACCGTACCGGCAGTATGAATGAAACTCTGGAATTATCGGAGAAATGA
- a CDS encoding nitrogenase component 1: MKINLDTPVVESREQRLGTIIAWDGKASELSRESAYARGESCGGQCGGRDKARTLCELQGPFTQGSVCSEQMVECQAGNVRDAVLVQHSPIGCGAGQVIYNSIYRNGLALRKLPVENLRMICTNLEEKDMVFGGIDKLQQSIRDAWERNKPKAIFISTSCSTGIIGDDVDSVASQMEAELGIPVIPLHCEGFKSKHWSTGFDATQHGIVRQLVRKNPKKQEDLVNVINLWGSDVFTPMLAELGLRVNYVVDLATVDDLAQLSEAAATVGFCYTLSSYMAAALEQQFGVPEVKAPQPYGFAGTDAWLRELARVTHREEQAEVYIAKEHQRIAPRLAELRQQLKGLKGYVATGSAYAHGLIAVLRELGIQVDGSLVFHHDPIYDSQDARQDSLAHLVDHYGDVPAFSVCNRQQYQFYGLLQRVKPDFILIRHNGLAPLASRLGIPAAPLGDEHHALGYQGIINLGETILEIMAHKKFHEDLAAHTRLPYKSWWLKQKDPFILAKDANLLKKERAAYV; encoded by the coding sequence ATGAAGATCAATCTGGATACACCGGTGGTGGAAAGCCGTGAGCAGCGTCTGGGGACAATCATTGCCTGGGACGGTAAAGCGTCCGAGCTTTCCCGTGAGTCGGCCTATGCGCGAGGCGAAAGCTGCGGGGGGCAATGCGGCGGCCGGGACAAGGCGCGTACCCTTTGCGAATTGCAGGGTCCGTTCACGCAAGGCTCGGTTTGCAGTGAGCAGATGGTGGAGTGCCAGGCAGGAAATGTGCGGGACGCAGTACTTGTTCAGCACTCGCCAATCGGCTGTGGCGCCGGACAGGTGATTTATAATTCCATTTATCGTAACGGCCTTGCCTTGCGCAAGCTGCCGGTGGAAAACTTGCGAATGATTTGCACCAATCTGGAAGAGAAGGATATGGTGTTCGGCGGTATTGACAAGTTACAGCAGTCCATCCGCGATGCCTGGGAGCGCAACAAGCCCAAAGCCATTTTTATTTCCACCTCCTGCTCCACCGGTATTATCGGTGATGATGTGGACAGTGTGGCCAGCCAAATGGAGGCGGAACTTGGCATTCCGGTCATTCCGCTTCATTGCGAGGGTTTTAAATCCAAGCACTGGAGTACAGGGTTTGATGCTACGCAGCATGGCATTGTGCGGCAGCTTGTCCGGAAAAATCCGAAAAAGCAGGAAGACCTGGTTAACGTGATCAACCTCTGGGGCTCCGATGTGTTTACGCCGATGCTGGCCGAACTGGGTCTGCGGGTTAATTATGTGGTGGACCTGGCTACGGTAGATGATCTGGCGCAATTATCCGAAGCGGCAGCTACGGTCGGCTTTTGCTATACCTTGTCCTCGTACATGGCAGCCGCTCTGGAGCAGCAGTTTGGTGTACCCGAAGTCAAGGCTCCCCAGCCTTATGGCTTTGCCGGCACCGATGCCTGGCTCCGGGAATTGGCCAGAGTCACGCACCGGGAGGAGCAGGCGGAAGTCTATATTGCCAAGGAACATCAACGGATCGCGCCCCGTCTGGCTGAACTGCGTCAGCAGCTTAAGGGGCTCAAGGGCTATGTGGCTACCGGCTCGGCCTATGCCCATGGCCTGATTGCCGTGTTGCGGGAACTGGGTATTCAGGTTGACGGTTCGCTGGTTTTCCATCATGATCCGATCTATGACAGTCAGGATGCCCGGCAGGATTCCCTGGCACACCTTGTCGACCATTATGGCGACGTTCCTGCCTTTAGTGTCTGCAACCGCCAGCAGTATCAATTTTATGGTCTGTTGCAACGAGTCAAACCGGACTTTATTCTTATCCGCCATAACGGGCTTGCCCCGCTGGCTTCCCGTTTAGGCATTCCGGCCGCGCCACTGGGGGATGAACACCATGCGCTGGGCTATCAGGGAATTATTAATTTGGGCGAAACCATTCTGGAAATTATGGCCCATAAAAAATTCCATGAGGATTTGGCCGCCCATACCCGGCTTCCCTATAAGTCCTGGTGGCTGAAGCAGAAAGACCCGTTTATCCTGGCCAAGGATGCCAATTTACTGAAAAAGGAGCGAGCCGCATATGTCTGA
- a CDS encoding PTS fructose transporter subunit IIB, producing the protein MMRPIRILSVCGSGTVSSAMVSGKLKERLAEVGYEIITVEVNPGGVESALLAGNYDFIAHTSPISGDFAIPAINAVGFLTGFGEEEFLEQALGVIKGLEAGV; encoded by the coding sequence ATGATGAGGCCTATTAGAATTTTGAGTGTATGCGGATCAGGAACAGTAAGTTCTGCCATGGTATCAGGCAAGCTGAAAGAAAGATTAGCGGAAGTGGGCTACGAGATTATTACGGTGGAAGTCAATCCGGGCGGCGTGGAAAGTGCCCTGCTGGCAGGAAATTATGATTTTATTGCCCATACCAGCCCGATTTCCGGTGACTTTGCCATTCCGGCCATTAATGCCGTTGGGTTTCTGACCGGCTTCGGCGAAGAGGAATTCCTGGAACAGGCTCTTGGTGTAATTAAGGGACTGGAAGCTGGAGTATAA